The proteins below come from a single Ptychodera flava strain L36383 chromosome 6, AS_Pfla_20210202, whole genome shotgun sequence genomic window:
- the LOC139134933 gene encoding myosin-2 heavy chain-like isoform X2, translating into MATDNDTVAGESLGKTASNVDVTDVLENLEKVSEKNAALLKELENLEEKSNELSSAELLERLKQHHIATKDNNLELQEALQSKSASLTGNKQENEAQSWQGTTGEEELNYQLLEQMSRNVEMQNSKMKTELALYERIEALKLLGQTNKRLQADVNTSRGNTQKLLKLFDKRAKEAEKRLSDIEEELKRSQEVGQRYQDLYEVEKRKSQTKNTPRTDRTDIQGDGQEDNKDEKEEGGGGGGQKGEKSEKRVSSAKNRTASLYSDLQRKYQNLTDENDKFKTEIKRLKQENDDLFKRAKEAGSCLQILKSQVATSFADREKLQKQLRRQKLEQQKLERAMTKQANDWIESKKQQQRQEEEYRWSQIGAVSTGTVGAERRLYANTVTKQDDTPRDIPVEHWADNN; encoded by the exons ATGGCGACCGACAACGACACCGTTGCGGGTGAATCACTCGGCAAGACTGCATCGAATGTAGACGTAACT GATGTACTGGAGAACTTGGAAAAGGTGTCTGAGAAGAATGCTGCATTACTCAAGGAGCTAGAAAACCTTGAAGAAAAGAGTAATGAATTAAGTTCTGCAGAACTCCTAGAGAGACTCAAACAACATCATATAGCAACAAAAGACAATAACTTGGAG CTTCAAGAAGCTCTTCAGAGTAAAAGTGCATCTTTGACAGGgaataaacaagaaaatgaaGCCCAATCATG GCAAGGTACTACAGGTGAGGAAGAACTCAACTACCAACTCCTAGAACAGATGTCCAGAAATGTAGAAATGCAGAATTCCAAAATGAAAACTGAGCTGGCACTCTACGAAAGAATCGAAGCTCTCAAGTTGCTGGGTCAGACCAACAAGAGACTGCAAGCGGATGTCAACACTTCGAGGGgaaacacacaaaaattgtTGAAACTATTTGATAAAAGAGCCAAAGAAG CTGAAAAACGTCTGTCTGACATAGAAGAAGAGTTGAAACGAAGTCAGGAAGTGGGACAGCGGTATCAAGATCTGTATGAAGTAGAGAAACGCAAGAGCCAGACTAAGAACACACCAAGAACTGACAGAACAGACATCCAGGG AGATGGTCAGGAAGACAACAAAGATGAGAAAGAAGAAGGAGGAGGTGGAGGAGGACAAAAAGGTGAAAAGTCGGAAAAAAGGGTATCATCAGCTAAAAACAGAACAGCTTCATTGTATTCAGATTTACAACGCAAGTATCAG AATCTGAcagatgaaaatgataaattcaaGACTGAAATAAAACGACTCAAGCAAGAGAATGATGACCTCTTCAAACGAGCCAAGGAAGCTGGAAGTTGTCTTCAAATACTGAAG AGTCAAGTTGCGACAAGTTTTGCAGACAGAGAAAAGCTCCAAAAACAATTACGGAGACAGAAACTAGAG CAACAGAAATTGGAGAGAGCTATGACAAAGCAGGCCAATGATTGGATAGAGAGCAAGAAACAGCAGCAAAGACAAGAGGAAGAATACAGATGGAGTCAG ATTGGAGCTGTTTCTACCGGTACTGTTGGAGCAGAGAGAAGGCTATACGCAAACACGGTGACAAAACAGGATGACACACCTAGAGACATACCTGTGGAACACTGGGCAGACAACAATTGA
- the LOC139134933 gene encoding myosin-2 heavy chain-like isoform X1 codes for MIFYCMHICISCESDRQDSAVPSSIRSMDVLENLEKVSEKNAALLKELENLEEKSNELSSAELLERLKQHHIATKDNNLELQEALQSKSASLTGNKQENEAQSWQGTTGEEELNYQLLEQMSRNVEMQNSKMKTELALYERIEALKLLGQTNKRLQADVNTSRGNTQKLLKLFDKRAKEAEKRLSDIEEELKRSQEVGQRYQDLYEVEKRKSQTKNTPRTDRTDIQGDGQEDNKDEKEEGGGGGGQKGEKSEKRVSSAKNRTASLYSDLQRKYQNLTDENDKFKTEIKRLKQENDDLFKRAKEAGSCLQILKSQVATSFADREKLQKQLRRQKLEQQKLERAMTKQANDWIESKKQQQRQEEEYRWSQIGAVSTGTVGAERRLYANTVTKQDDTPRDIPVEHWADNN; via the exons ATGATTTTTTATTGCATGCACATATGTATCTCCTGTGAATCTGATAGGCAAGATTCTGCTGTTCCTTCATCAATCAGGTCCATG GATGTACTGGAGAACTTGGAAAAGGTGTCTGAGAAGAATGCTGCATTACTCAAGGAGCTAGAAAACCTTGAAGAAAAGAGTAATGAATTAAGTTCTGCAGAACTCCTAGAGAGACTCAAACAACATCATATAGCAACAAAAGACAATAACTTGGAG CTTCAAGAAGCTCTTCAGAGTAAAAGTGCATCTTTGACAGGgaataaacaagaaaatgaaGCCCAATCATG GCAAGGTACTACAGGTGAGGAAGAACTCAACTACCAACTCCTAGAACAGATGTCCAGAAATGTAGAAATGCAGAATTCCAAAATGAAAACTGAGCTGGCACTCTACGAAAGAATCGAAGCTCTCAAGTTGCTGGGTCAGACCAACAAGAGACTGCAAGCGGATGTCAACACTTCGAGGGgaaacacacaaaaattgtTGAAACTATTTGATAAAAGAGCCAAAGAAG CTGAAAAACGTCTGTCTGACATAGAAGAAGAGTTGAAACGAAGTCAGGAAGTGGGACAGCGGTATCAAGATCTGTATGAAGTAGAGAAACGCAAGAGCCAGACTAAGAACACACCAAGAACTGACAGAACAGACATCCAGGG AGATGGTCAGGAAGACAACAAAGATGAGAAAGAAGAAGGAGGAGGTGGAGGAGGACAAAAAGGTGAAAAGTCGGAAAAAAGGGTATCATCAGCTAAAAACAGAACAGCTTCATTGTATTCAGATTTACAACGCAAGTATCAG AATCTGAcagatgaaaatgataaattcaaGACTGAAATAAAACGACTCAAGCAAGAGAATGATGACCTCTTCAAACGAGCCAAGGAAGCTGGAAGTTGTCTTCAAATACTGAAG AGTCAAGTTGCGACAAGTTTTGCAGACAGAGAAAAGCTCCAAAAACAATTACGGAGACAGAAACTAGAG CAACAGAAATTGGAGAGAGCTATGACAAAGCAGGCCAATGATTGGATAGAGAGCAAGAAACAGCAGCAAAGACAAGAGGAAGAATACAGATGGAGTCAG ATTGGAGCTGTTTCTACCGGTACTGTTGGAGCAGAGAGAAGGCTATACGCAAACACGGTGACAAAACAGGATGACACACCTAGAGACATACCTGTGGAACACTGGGCAGACAACAATTGA
- the LOC139134941 gene encoding melatonin receptor type 1B-B-like has product MDNVTEDDGCGEVQKNRVVVVVIEASFLGVCMLVGTFGNCLTIIAVATNVKLQSTANIFVTNLAIADLMVCLILEPFYMVGVIHQEWPLNDGLCTLLGFLSVALRGSSVCSLGCIAINRFITITKPVAVSVAIYTTPMTVFMCVLIWFIPIVFALPPVFGWSAYSFDRMTLNCKISCQSNIYFFIVLSLVLFSIGVIILFCYTGIFIHVWKSKRRVEESAELSVTQRQSNKDEDSSTTSPDGAGQSPQRRTRHSRKKEIRIAINLFIVFIVFCICWLPFVCLSLVDNERNASHRVWRAFSLFSFSTSSINFLLYALKNKHFIAAYKKVLMSPCRKCNT; this is encoded by the coding sequence ATGGATAATGTAACAGAGGATGATGGCTGCGGCGAGGTACAGAAAAATAGGGTTGTAGTTGTTGTGATTGAAGCATCTTTTCTTGGAGTCTGCATGTTGGTGGGAACTTTCGGTAACTGTCTCACAATAATCGCTGTGGCCACCAACGTAAAACTGCAAAGCACCGCGAACATCTTTGTGACTAATCTGGCAATTGCTGATCTCATGGTGTGTCTGATACTGGAGCCATTCTACATGGTTGGAGTGATTCATCAGGAATGGCCGCTCAACGACGGACTTTGCACACTTTTAGGATTTCTCAGTGTCGCTCTTCGGGGTTCATCCGTCTGCAGCTTGGGTTGTATAGCCATAAACAGATTTATCACCATAACAAAACCGGTGGCAGTGAGTGTTGCCATATATACAACGCCGATGACTGTTTTCATGTGTGTGTTGATATGGTTCATACCGATCGTGTTCGCCCTCCCGCCAGTGTTCGGATGGAGCGCTTACAGCTTTGACAGAATGACGCTTAACTGTAAGATATCATGTCAGTCAAATATTTACTTCTTCATAGTGCTTTCCCTGGTCCTCTTCTCAATCGGCGTCATTATCCTGTTTTGCTACACCGGCATCTTCATTCACGTCTGGAAAAGCAAGCGCCGCGTGGAGGAGTCAGCGGAACTTTCAGTCACCCAGCGACAAAGCAACAAAGATGAGGACAGTTCCACCACATCGCCTGACGGAGCTGGGCAGTCCCCCCAGAGACGGACAAGACACAGCCGGAAGAAGGAAATCCGCATTGCCATCAACCTGTTCATAGTGTTTATTGTGTTCTGCATCTGCTGGCTtccgtttgtctgtctgtcgctGGTGGACAACGAGAGAAATGCCAGTCACAGAGTCTGGAGGGCTTTCTCTCTCTTCTCGTTCTCCACTTCATCCATCAACTTTCTCCTGTATGCCCTGAAAAATAAACACTTTATCGCAGCGTACAAGAAAGTCCTGATGTCTCCCTGCCGCAAATGTAATACCTGA
- the LOC139134938 gene encoding thyrotropin-releasing hormone receptor-like: protein MEAMSTSAIPGNISFYNDSLPVDDSLPISKGVVYFFAIALPVIAITGLIGNVLFMVVFKTVRSMRTTTNYYLLSLSIADSLFLAACVPLEVMSFLVAVRGDDSFVTCVLWTFFNMVPLFTSIFTIGLISLERYIAICHPFKAQRPGRAKQILGLIISSWVLALILATFYLVGCFHLTVTLYVTFAICQIVPFLISLVVVIALYIPVMRRLKRQNLATVSIRALQNGSRHSRDRHQIVRLLIITTVVFFICVFPDCFLTFQVVLGVLGQPVPIPWDVFYDMFFFCRLLLYLNSAVNPIIYNATSSKYRQAFRQAFSRCCCWSKQVTRDSSVKSTNKFSRSGRQKKRQSETNYDNNSIFIIAASSLQQLHVTTLFTEIYENNEVVK, encoded by the coding sequence ATGGAGGCCATGAGTACGTCTGCCATACCAGGCAATATCAGTTTTTACAATGACAGTTTACCGGTTGATGATTCACTGCCGATCAGCAAGGGTGTTGTGTATTTCTTCGCCATAGCTTTACCAGTGATCGCAATCACAGGTCTGATTGGAAATGTTCTCTTCATGGTTGTCTTCAAGACAGTCCGCTCCATGAGAACAACGACCAACTACTACCTACTGAGTCTCAGCATTGCGGATTCTTTGTTCCTGGCGGCCTGTGTTCCCCTTGAAGTCATGTCCTTTTTGGTCGCAGTCAGGGGAGACGACTCTTTTGTGACATGCGTGCTGTGGACCTTCTTCAACATGGTACCGCTCTTCACGTCAATTTTCACCATCGGACTGATCAGCCTTGAGAGATACATCGCCATTTGTCATCCTTTCAAAGCACAGAGACCCGGACGAGCCAAACAGATTCTCGGGCTCATCATCAGCAGCTGGGTGCTCGCTTTGATTCTCGCTACCTTCTACCTCGTCGGATGCTTTCACCTGACAGTCACTTTATACGTCACGTTCGCCATTTGCCAGATCGTACCTTTCCTGATTTCGTTGGTTGTCGTAATTGCCCTGTATATACCGGTGATGAGGCGACTGAAGAGACAAAACTTGGCAACAGTGTCGATCAGAGCTCTGCAGAATGGAAGCCGTCATTCCAGAGATCGACATCAAATCGTGCGTCTGTTGATCATCACAACTGTGGtatttttcatttgtgtgtTTCCAGACTGTTTTTTGACTTTCCAAGTGGTGCTGGGCGTATTAGGACAGCCCGTCCCAATCCCCTGGGACGTCTTCTACGATATGTTTTTCTTCTGTCGTCTTCTGCTGTACTTGAACTCGGCGGTCAACCCCATCATCTACAATGCCACCAGTTCAAAGTACCGACAGGCCTTCAGACAGGCTTTCTCCAGGTGTTGCTGCTGGAGCAAACAGGTGACCCGTGACAGCTCTGTGAAATCTACAAACAAGTTCAGTAGGAGCGGTCGCCAGAAAAAGCGCCAAAGTGAGACAAACTATGACAACAACAGTATCTTCATCATTGCTGCAAGTAGTCTGCAGCAGTTGCACGTCACCACTTTGTTTACAGAGATTTACGAAAATAATGAAGTAGTGAAGTAG